A genomic segment from Nodularia sphaerocarpa UHCC 0038 encodes:
- a CDS encoding tRNA (cytidine(34)-2'-O)-methyltransferase, with protein sequence MPQVVLVYPQIPPNTGNIARTCAATGTELHLVAPLGFEISDRYLKRAGLDYWPYVKLHHHESLEAFQATQKERGGRCLGFTVRGNFNYTSFEFQVDDWLLFGSETTGLPSTILSDCDATLYIPMAQPHVRSLNLSVSVAVSLFEARRQLGDLL encoded by the coding sequence ATGCCCCAGGTCGTTTTAGTTTATCCGCAAATACCCCCAAACACAGGCAATATTGCGCGTACTTGTGCCGCTACGGGTACAGAATTACATTTAGTAGCACCTTTGGGATTTGAAATCAGCGATCGCTACCTCAAAAGAGCAGGTTTAGATTACTGGCCTTATGTCAAACTGCACCATCACGAATCCCTAGAAGCCTTTCAAGCCACACAAAAAGAACGTGGAGGCAGATGCTTGGGCTTTACTGTCAGGGGAAATTTTAATTACACCAGCTTTGAATTTCAAGTTGATGATTGGTTGCTGTTTGGTAGTGAAACCACAGGTTTACCATCCACAATACTGTCAGATTGTGACGCTACCCTTTATATTCCGATGGCACAGCCTCATGTTCGCAGCTTGAATCTTTCGGTAAGTGTAGCAGTAAGTTTGTTTGAAGCCCGTCGTCAGTTGGGTGATTTACTGTAA
- a CDS encoding mechanosensitive ion channel family protein → MQQWIVPTAFILVGLLAGVIGEKFIFKKLRTFVVEKQIPGGEVIFQALHRMTFLWFVLAGFSGAIVYSSLNINNDVKTLLQKIITILFLYTVTLVLARLTAGFVNVFIQRTEGVPASLISNLAKIAVLILGTLILLQTVGVQVTPIVTTLGVGGLAVGLALQDTLANLFSGFYLIISKQVRTGDYVKLDDGYEGYVTDITWRNTTIKEFKNNIIIVPNSRLASAIFTNYHLPVKAITLTMDVGVGYDSDLEQVERVTVEVAKDVMEEIAPELMNIEPNIRFHTFNDFSIDFKLYMRVNEYFDQRIARHLFIKKLHKRYQQEGIQIPFPIREVYVQNNGAES, encoded by the coding sequence ATACAGCAATGGATTGTACCAACAGCATTTATTCTAGTTGGCTTGCTGGCTGGGGTAATTGGTGAAAAATTCATCTTCAAAAAACTGAGAACATTTGTTGTTGAAAAACAAATTCCAGGGGGTGAGGTAATCTTTCAAGCCTTACACCGCATGACTTTTCTTTGGTTTGTGCTGGCAGGTTTTTCCGGTGCAATTGTTTATTCTTCCCTGAATATCAATAATGATGTTAAAACTCTCCTGCAAAAAATAATTACCATTTTATTTCTCTACACAGTAACTTTAGTCTTGGCTAGATTGACTGCTGGTTTTGTGAATGTATTCATCCAGAGAACAGAAGGAGTACCCGCATCATTAATTTCTAACCTAGCGAAAATTGCTGTTTTAATTTTAGGAACCCTCATCCTCTTGCAAACCGTAGGTGTGCAAGTTACACCCATAGTCACAACTTTAGGCGTTGGTGGTTTAGCCGTTGGTTTGGCGCTTCAAGACACACTGGCAAATTTATTTTCGGGTTTTTATCTAATTATATCTAAGCAAGTCAGAACTGGAGATTATGTCAAATTAGATGATGGATATGAAGGTTATGTCACAGATATTACTTGGCGAAATACAACTATTAAAGAATTTAAAAATAATATCATCATTGTACCTAATTCTCGGCTAGCATCGGCAATTTTTACCAATTATCACCTACCAGTCAAGGCAATTACTTTAACAATGGATGTGGGTGTGGGTTACGATAGTGATTTGGAACAAGTCGAAAGAGTGACTGTAGAAGTAGCCAAAGATGTTATGGAAGAAATTGCACCGGAATTAATGAACATTGAACCTAATATTAGATTTCATACTTTTAATGATTTTAGTATAGATTTTAAATTATATATGCGGGTAAATGAATATTTTGACCAGCGCATTGCTAGACATTTATTTATTAAGAAATTGCATAAACGTTATCAACAAGAAGGCATCCAAATTCCCTTTCCTATTAGAGAGGTTTATGTGCAGAATAATGGAGCAGAAAGTTGA
- a CDS encoding AAA domain-containing protein, whose protein sequence is MPTFSNNRNFQDWSYKCVGAVAQDEIIDLLGDHVCLFYVRRQGAGKHQNEEIWQLTIATDRDDFPLPGRLEKQCKTLGLIAAIQEDGRGGLKVLSTRLLQVSRGHADGYSVAFPLRLLPHDKHRLGIPKAALSRIEKMPVCGDHIPTEDQLQAWKAFLQVEENIAKARQFCVAFVGNDYGNNTRQITFEVDVNSATLDGSEQNYLNVSSFWERVKRSKNQEVKLSDTVPMGKFTHKIPKFGSIEKVDPKNCVIKVKVERELAEYIATQRYQPPVKGFLFFDAAGDIQQVRRKKEALEQLKHGNTQNPYLGNFLFDASQARRMKKTVELKADDLLLSSANAGQKAAVEKVLSCEDLILIQGPPGTGKTTVIAEICYQIALRGGRTLIASQANLAVDNALSRLVHNPVIRAVRKGRAERVGEEGQPFLEDQVIETWLENTATDCESSLDKRLENVRFLGELLAALPQFTDYFNLEAELNHQQNQLNQEKETLAADCKIQAAIYQEGLTRINQVESINLGLDYLLKNAQHINWEAPEVQNCLPYLQPYAENNIVVQDFLTNVSEAINYSDKLGLVRPAYGAFGLAVWLRENVADKIADFNMAFGYAQDAILVMSEVADAVSVIPKNSQNLTSPEIDEQEFIAKRQILQQTIQGWRNRQREIDYVIAAIKEWKSTASVVLYQVVKECQQSGQVLTEDLLQLPLGLLMFAHELKLAVLPKRYQLNFPDWKALQKALTYESEGGFVDRIGKQYNVSYFLEQNLSQIPLVLSASDRTQWRKIYEEFKNYQLLNPHQRSLLVENAQSFLLRMQTVYSKAWELNNLDATVKQVSEDLLTSILANARQCIARVKTETEQQLESLQQQLLELEKHRTTQAEISASSSQIEAANIKLAQVMQILQLLNQQQNVPDKLQALVTEYLKTPSKIWEHSSEFPTQVKAGVSHLSNLEALISSIAPFPVLENIKTSLDEQVTIIEQENTLAQEQLQKIQAQIKKLDNQPQIQPTEDLILSRNWWENFYQTIPDKFQPADIHADLFNLEFLRRIKNQFDFWRNQLTEEETYLSRYQDFTKDWIAKVKNPSERDRNDLRRIYLDNANVVGITCVQAANYNFSQEFKAFDVVIIDEVSKCTPPELLIPALKGKKLVLVGDHRQLPPMLDTSTVEEVAQSLGSTKAELQFLEESLFKIQFEAADKSIKQMLNTQYRMHPFIMGAINQFYQGKLECGLLEPDTQRAHNLTGEIIQENQHLVWVKIPREDEFQEERENTSYFNTREIDVIENLCQQFEHTWAAKIANGEPKKEIAVITFYGAQLKKIDERLQPELFPSLEIRTGTVDRFQGMERAVVIVSMVRNNHQGDVGFAKKPERVNVAFSRAQELLVIVGCHDLFTRQGGKVGSMYLEISHTVDSQGGFVDVSRCCG, encoded by the coding sequence ATGCCCACTTTTTCTAACAATCGTAATTTCCAAGACTGGAGCTATAAATGTGTTGGAGCAGTGGCGCAGGATGAGATAATAGATTTATTGGGTGATCATGTTTGTCTGTTTTATGTGCGTCGTCAAGGTGCGGGTAAACATCAAAATGAGGAAATTTGGCAGTTAACAATTGCTACGGATAGAGATGATTTTCCTTTACCTGGAAGGTTGGAAAAGCAATGTAAGACTTTAGGGTTAATTGCTGCTATTCAAGAAGATGGACGCGGTGGGTTAAAGGTTTTATCTACTCGTTTATTACAAGTTTCACGAGGACACGCTGATGGTTATTCTGTTGCTTTTCCTTTGCGTCTGTTACCTCATGATAAACATCGTTTAGGTATTCCCAAAGCAGCGTTGTCACGGATAGAAAAGATGCCAGTCTGTGGTGATCATATCCCGACTGAAGACCAATTGCAAGCTTGGAAGGCATTTTTACAAGTTGAGGAAAATATCGCGAAAGCGCGTCAGTTTTGTGTGGCTTTTGTCGGTAATGATTATGGCAATAATACCAGACAAATTACTTTTGAGGTAGATGTTAATTCAGCTACTCTCGATGGTTCGGAACAAAATTATTTAAATGTCTCTAGTTTTTGGGAACGGGTAAAACGTTCTAAAAATCAAGAAGTGAAACTCTCGGATACTGTTCCGATGGGAAAATTCACTCATAAAATTCCTAAGTTTGGTTCAATTGAAAAAGTTGATCCGAAAAATTGTGTAATTAAAGTGAAGGTAGAACGGGAATTGGCTGAATATATCGCCACACAACGTTATCAGCCACCTGTGAAGGGATTTTTATTTTTTGATGCTGCTGGTGATATTCAACAAGTTCGCCGGAAGAAGGAAGCTTTAGAACAATTAAAGCACGGAAATACTCAAAATCCCTATTTGGGTAATTTCTTATTCGACGCTTCCCAAGCAAGACGGATGAAAAAAACCGTGGAACTTAAAGCGGATGATTTGTTATTATCTTCTGCTAATGCTGGACAAAAAGCAGCAGTGGAAAAGGTATTATCTTGTGAAGATTTAATTCTGATTCAAGGACCGCCGGGAACTGGTAAAACGACGGTAATTGCTGAAATTTGTTATCAAATAGCTTTGCGGGGTGGACGTACTCTCATCGCTTCTCAAGCTAATTTAGCTGTGGATAATGCTTTGAGTCGATTAGTTCACAACCCAGTTATTCGGGCTGTTCGCAAAGGACGCGCTGAGAGAGTCGGGGAAGAAGGACAGCCATTTTTAGAAGACCAAGTTATTGAAACATGGTTGGAAAATACGGCGACTGACTGTGAAAGTAGTCTGGATAAACGTCTGGAAAATGTAAGATTTTTGGGTGAATTATTGGCAGCATTACCACAATTTACAGATTATTTTAACCTGGAAGCAGAGCTAAATCACCAACAAAATCAGTTAAATCAGGAAAAGGAGACTTTAGCCGCAGACTGTAAAATTCAAGCAGCAATTTATCAGGAAGGTTTAACTCGGATAAATCAGGTGGAATCTATTAATTTAGGTTTAGATTATCTCCTGAAAAATGCACAGCATATTAATTGGGAAGCGCCAGAAGTTCAAAATTGTCTACCCTACCTTCAGCCTTATGCAGAAAATAATATTGTAGTCCAAGATTTTTTAACTAATGTTAGTGAAGCTATCAACTATAGTGATAAACTTGGTTTAGTGCGTCCTGCTTATGGTGCTTTTGGGTTGGCTGTTTGGTTGCGTGAAAATGTCGCTGATAAAATTGCTGACTTTAACATGGCATTCGGTTACGCCCAAGATGCTATTTTAGTAATGTCGGAAGTTGCAGACGCGGTATCGGTTATCCCCAAAAATTCTCAAAATCTGACTTCACCAGAAATCGATGAACAGGAATTTATCGCCAAACGGCAAATTTTACAACAAACAATTCAAGGTTGGCGAAATCGTCAACGGGAAATTGACTATGTGATTGCAGCTATTAAGGAATGGAAGTCTACTGCATCTGTGGTATTATATCAAGTAGTTAAGGAATGTCAGCAATCGGGACAAGTATTAACTGAAGATTTGCTACAATTGCCCTTGGGTTTGTTGATGTTTGCTCATGAATTAAAATTAGCTGTCTTACCTAAAAGATATCAGCTTAATTTTCCCGATTGGAAGGCTTTACAAAAAGCTTTGACTTATGAGAGTGAGGGCGGCTTTGTTGATAGAATCGGTAAACAATATAATGTTAGTTATTTTTTAGAGCAAAATCTTAGTCAAATTCCTCTGGTGCTATCTGCGAGCGATCGCACTCAATGGCGTAAAATATATGAAGAGTTCAAAAATTATCAACTCCTCAACCCACATCAGCGCTCATTACTGGTGGAAAATGCTCAGTCGTTTTTGCTGAGAATGCAAACAGTATATAGTAAAGCCTGGGAATTAAATAATCTCGACGCGACTGTGAAACAAGTCAGCGAAGACTTACTCACAAGTATCCTCGCAAATGCGCGTCAATGTATCGCACGAGTTAAGACTGAAACTGAACAACAGCTTGAGTCTCTCCAACAGCAATTACTTGAACTGGAAAAACACAGAACTACCCAAGCAGAAATATCCGCTAGTTCATCTCAAATAGAAGCAGCTAATATCAAGCTTGCACAAGTGATGCAGATTTTGCAATTACTCAACCAGCAGCAAAACGTCCCGGATAAATTACAGGCTTTAGTTACAGAATACCTGAAAACGCCATCAAAAATTTGGGAACATTCTTCAGAATTTCCAACTCAGGTAAAGGCTGGGGTAAGTCATCTGAGCAATTTGGAAGCTTTAATTTCATCAATTGCACCTTTCCCAGTCTTAGAAAACATCAAAACGTCTTTAGATGAGCAAGTCACAATTATAGAACAAGAAAATACACTTGCTCAAGAACAACTCCAGAAAATCCAAGCCCAAATCAAGAAATTAGATAACCAACCACAGATACAGCCAACGGAAGATTTAATTTTATCAAGAAATTGGTGGGAAAATTTCTACCAAACCATCCCTGATAAATTTCAGCCAGCAGATATCCATGCAGATTTATTTAATCTGGAATTTTTACGCAGGATAAAAAACCAGTTTGATTTTTGGCGAAACCAACTCACGGAAGAAGAAACTTACCTCAGCCGATATCAGGATTTTACCAAAGATTGGATTGCCAAAGTTAAAAATCCATCAGAGCGCGATCGCAACGATTTAAGACGCATTTATTTAGATAACGCCAACGTCGTCGGTATTACTTGCGTACAAGCTGCAAATTACAACTTTTCCCAAGAATTTAAAGCCTTTGATGTCGTCATCATCGATGAAGTCAGTAAATGTACTCCACCAGAGTTACTTATCCCAGCTTTAAAAGGCAAAAAATTAGTCTTGGTAGGAGACCATCGACAATTACCACCGATGCTTGATACTAGCACAGTGGAAGAAGTGGCGCAATCACTGGGAAGTACAAAAGCCGAACTGCAATTTTTAGAAGAATCATTATTTAAAATTCAGTTTGAAGCTGCGGATAAAAGCATCAAACAAATGCTGAATACACAATATAGAATGCACCCCTTTATTATGGGAGCGATTAATCAGTTCTATCAAGGTAAACTAGAATGTGGACTTTTGGAACCTGACACCCAACGCGCCCATAATTTAACAGGGGAAATTATCCAAGAAAATCAGCATCTTGTTTGGGTAAAAATTCCCAGAGAAGATGAATTTCAAGAAGAACGAGAAAATACTTCTTATTTTAATACGCGTGAAATTGATGTCATTGAAAACCTGTGTCAGCAATTTGAGCATACTTGGGCTGCTAAAATTGCCAATGGGGAACCCAAAAAGGAAATTGCCGTAATTACATTCTATGGCGCGCAATTGAAAAAAATCGATGAACGTTTACAACCTGAACTTTTTCCTTCCTTGGAAATTCGCACGGGTACTGTTGATAGATTTCAAGGAATGGAACGCGCTGTGGTAATAGTAAGTATGGTGCGGAATAATCATCAAGGCGATGTCGGTTTTGCGAAGAAGCCAGAACGAGTAAATGTAGCTTTTTCTCGCGCCCAAGAATTACTGGTAATTGTGGGTTGTCACGATTTATTTACCCGCCAAGGTGGAAAAGTTGGAAGTATGTATTTAGAGATTTCTCATACTGTAGATAGTCAAGGAGGTTTCGTTGATGTTTCTCGCTGCTGCGGCTAA
- a CDS encoding histone deacetylase: MELPIIYHPDYIAPLPAGHRFPMSKFGKLYELLLADGVAQTEQFHTPKRPPPELIELVHTPEYVKAYCEGTLEPKAQRRIGLPWSPELVNRTCVAVGGTILTAQMALCQGLACNTAGGTHHAFPSYGSGFCIFNDLAIACRVLQKLRLVQKILIVDLDVHQGDGTAVIFQGDESVFTFSMHCEVNFPGTKQVSDLDVPLTVGMEDDAYLQTLANYLPDLLAAVQPDLVLYDAGVDPHIGDRLGKLALSDTGIFRREMQVLSTCVGGGYPVACVIGGGYADDMKSLVWRHSLLHRAANQVYHQYRL, translated from the coding sequence ATGGAATTGCCAATTATTTACCACCCAGATTATATTGCACCATTGCCGGCAGGGCATCGCTTCCCGATGTCGAAGTTCGGAAAACTCTATGAATTGCTTTTAGCTGACGGTGTAGCGCAAACCGAACAATTTCACACACCCAAGCGCCCACCCCCGGAGTTAATCGAGTTGGTTCATACTCCAGAATACGTTAAAGCTTACTGTGAGGGAACGCTAGAACCTAAAGCACAGCGTCGAATTGGTTTACCTTGGAGTCCAGAACTGGTAAATCGGACTTGTGTAGCGGTTGGTGGTACAATACTTACGGCTCAGATGGCACTCTGTCAAGGGTTAGCTTGTAATACTGCTGGTGGTACTCATCATGCTTTTCCTAGTTATGGTTCGGGTTTTTGTATTTTCAATGATTTAGCGATCGCTTGTCGAGTGTTACAAAAGCTGCGACTTGTGCAGAAAATTCTCATTGTAGATTTAGATGTGCATCAAGGAGATGGTACGGCTGTTATTTTTCAAGGTGATGAGAGTGTATTTACTTTTTCTATGCACTGTGAGGTGAATTTTCCGGGTACTAAACAAGTTAGTGATTTGGATGTTCCCCTAACGGTGGGAATGGAAGATGATGCTTATTTGCAAACTTTGGCGAATTATTTACCAGATTTATTAGCGGCTGTCCAGCCTGATTTAGTATTATACGATGCCGGGGTAGATCCTCATATAGGCGATCGCTTGGGAAAATTAGCTTTGAGTGATACGGGGATTTTTCGCCGGGAAATGCAAGTTTTAAGCACTTGTGTGGGTGGTGGTTATCCTGTGGCTTGTGTTATTGGTGGGGGGTACGCTGATGATATGAAGTCTCTGGTTTGGCGACATTCTTTGCTGCATCGGGCGGCTAATCAGGTTTATCATCAATATAGATTATGA
- the gshA gene encoding glutamate--cysteine ligase, giving the protein MVLLKGFEIEMYTGTPQGEIVGLSDKIVASLDGFVREPDSRNVEYITDPLHKYENLLCALLRPRRKLRSFLQSLGNYTLIPGSTLSLGGSDRFFRSNPDNPYHDYIEDTYGTKVVTASVHINIGISDPEILMRACRLIRLEAPLFLALSASSPFLDGKATGYHSSRWAVFPQTPAHVPLFTSHAHHIQWVEAQIAAGTMQNVRHLWTSVRPNGDRRPHDLNRLELRICDLVSDPIALLAIAAFLEARLLQLIANPELDPLTQSIFSPEELLALTVRNETAAATASLDAQLTHWQDGRTILARDWISELYAEVWAMAKQHGFSCFLSPLQKILRAGNEAQQWLQLHSVGFDSQRVITQAIVATEEREVELENKLCSPLVA; this is encoded by the coding sequence GTGGTTCTATTAAAAGGCTTCGAGATTGAGATGTATACTGGTACGCCTCAAGGTGAAATAGTCGGTCTCTCCGACAAAATTGTGGCTTCTTTGGATGGGTTTGTACGCGAACCGGATAGCCGCAATGTGGAATACATTACAGACCCATTGCATAAATACGAAAACTTATTGTGTGCTTTGTTACGTCCCCGGCGCAAGTTACGGTCTTTCCTCCAGAGTCTGGGGAATTATACTCTGATTCCTGGTAGTACTTTGTCTTTGGGTGGCAGCGATCGCTTTTTTCGCTCTAACCCCGATAACCCTTATCATGACTATATTGAAGATACCTACGGGACGAAAGTAGTTACTGCCAGTGTTCATATTAATATCGGTATCAGTGACCCAGAAATATTAATGCGGGCTTGTCGGTTGATTCGTTTAGAAGCCCCTTTATTCCTGGCTTTGAGTGCTTCATCTCCTTTCCTCGATGGCAAAGCTACCGGTTATCATTCCAGCCGTTGGGCTGTGTTTCCCCAAACTCCCGCCCATGTACCGTTATTTACTAGCCACGCTCATCATATTCAATGGGTGGAGGCACAAATAGCGGCGGGAACTATGCAAAATGTCCGCCATTTATGGACTTCGGTCAGACCAAATGGCGATCGCCGTCCTCATGACCTGAATCGCCTGGAATTACGCATTTGTGACTTGGTTTCCGATCCCATTGCTTTACTAGCCATTGCGGCTTTCCTAGAAGCCCGTTTGTTGCAGTTAATCGCAAACCCTGAGCTTGATCCGTTAACTCAAAGTATTTTCTCTCCTGAAGAACTACTTGCTCTCACCGTCAGGAATGAAACAGCCGCAGCTACAGCTAGTCTCGATGCTCAATTGACTCATTGGCAAGATGGTAGAACTATCCTGGCTAGAGATTGGATTAGTGAATTATATGCAGAAGTTTGGGCGATGGCTAAACAACATGGTTTTAGCTGTTTCCTTTCGCCTTTGCAGAAAATTCTCCGCGCAGGTAATGAAGCCCAACAGTGGTTACAACTCCACTCCGTCGGTTTTGATTCCCAGCGTGTGATCACTCAGGCTATTGTAGCCACTGAAGAACGGGAAGTTGAACTAGAAAACAAATTGTGTTCGCCTCTGGTAGCCTAA
- a CDS encoding THxN family PEP-CTERM protein — MKTLGKSTISTSAVVSVATLSLLLANAIPAVAANLTLNSVTGSWTNPIGGGGTVNGVGTNEIRWGTPALFASEQSGFKFDGAAPPSASISTENNFLLGTFTHFNFPVNGGANAVDLDVSLNIGSIQNFKYTFNIQETSNGLFLSSCPSFQISNTPCDDRITFGSGFTDRTFFIDEEEYTLQLAGFSSTADSLNPISSLVTEERRASTAFLFGRITTPVNNEPGTPVSTPEPGALIGFSMLGLYFFNRRAKYQQS; from the coding sequence ATGAAAACTTTGGGGAAATCTACTATCTCTACTTCGGCAGTTGTATCAGTTGCAACCTTATCCCTATTGTTGGCAAATGCCATACCTGCTGTTGCTGCAAATCTAACTTTAAACTCAGTTACGGGTAGCTGGACGAATCCAATTGGTGGCGGCGGAACAGTAAATGGTGTTGGTACTAATGAGATTCGCTGGGGTACGCCTGCTCTTTTTGCTAGTGAACAAAGTGGATTCAAGTTTGATGGTGCAGCACCACCATCTGCATCTATTAGTACAGAAAATAACTTTTTGCTAGGTACATTCACTCATTTTAACTTTCCGGTGAATGGTGGTGCCAATGCTGTAGATTTAGACGTTAGCCTCAACATAGGAAGCATACAAAACTTCAAATACACATTTAACATTCAAGAAACATCCAACGGTCTTTTTCTATCAAGCTGTCCGAGCTTTCAGATTAGTAATACACCCTGTGATGACAGAATAACCTTTGGTTCTGGCTTTACTGATAGAACATTCTTCATCGATGAAGAAGAATACACTCTGCAACTAGCCGGATTTAGTAGCACTGCTGACAGTTTGAATCCGATTTCTAGTTTGGTTACTGAAGAGAGAAGAGCTAGTACTGCATTCTTGTTTGGTCGCATCACAACACCAGTCAATAATGAACCTGGAACACCTGTAAGTACTCCTGAACCTGGAGCGCTGATTGGTTTCTCCATGTTGGGACTTTATTTCTTCAATCGTCGTGCAAAGTATCAACAGTCTTAA